The DNA window CCTCAGAAATCATGGGTTCCTCAACATTTTGCTTAGAGAAGCTCGTATCTACTACCATTGGTCTGTAAGTTAGCTCAGTTAAACCTAGTTTATTCAAACTTTCTATGAATTCTCTCTTTATAGGAACCTTAGCAGGCCATAAGAATCCACCATTCATATCGTAAATATTTCCGTTCAGAACCATTCCCTCTTTAAGGTAAGAAACAGGAATTATCTCTTTCTTATCAAAATCCCCCATACCTGATATTATATATCACTCACTTCTAGAATTCAATCAAGTAAATTAATCCTCAGTAGATTCCAAAATTTATAACTAAGATGTAGTCTTTCTTTTTACTATTTTACTATTCTCGCAGTCCCTGCCGGGACTGGGTAAACACCATTCTTAATAAGCACTTAAGAAGCTTGTAAGAAGCTTGGTATGAAGTGAAGCTCTGTGACTGACAAACGCCTCTAGAAACAAAGAGGCAAGTAAAACAAAAAGTTGAATCTCATCTTCTCACTTAATGGAAATTGGAATTTATTGATCAATCTTCTGTATACCTGTAAATCTCAAAGAGGGTTACCAAGAGTTTTTGAAAACTACCATCTATTATGGATTCCCTTATCCTACCCATAAGTCTTTTGAAGAAATGGAGATTATGGATAGTAGTTAGTCTATAACCAAGCATTTCTTCCGCTTTTATCAAGTGTCTTATATACGCCCTTGAGTAATTTGAGCAAGTATAACAGTTGCATTCTGGGTCTGGAGGTGAAAAATCTTTCTCATACCTTTTGTTTCTTATATTTACCTTTCCTTGCGAAGTAAAGAATAATCCTCTCCTACCTGCTCTTGTTGGGAAAACACAGTCAAACATATCTACACCACAGGAAACTGCAAAAACTATATCCTCCGGCGTTCCTACACCCATAAGGTATCTAGGCTTATCTTGTGGCAAAAGAGAGGATGTAAAAGAGAGAACTTCATATGTCTTCTCTTTCTCTTCTCCCACACTAAGCCCACCAATTGCTAGTCCATCAAATCCTAGTGAACAAATTTGATCAACACTAATTCTCCTTAGATCTCTAAAAAATCCTCCTTGTATTATACCAAAGTGGTAATTTTGCTCCCTAAGTTTTTCAAAAATCTCATCACTCCTATAAGAAGATTTTCTAGAAATCTTTCCCCTAAGAGCCCTAAATGTTCTAAAAGATCTCTCTGCCCA is part of the Brevinematia bacterium genome and encodes:
- a CDS encoding tRNA guanosine(34) transglycosylase Tgt, with the protein product MKFTLIHSCQATKARVGEIVIGGIRVLTPVFMPVGTQATVKTLSSEEVEELSDNIILSNTYHLYLRPGIDVIEEGGGLHSFMNWKKLLLTDSGGFQVFSLNEFVGVTEEGVRFKSHIDGSYHFFTPEKVVEIQLRLGSNIIMPLDEPVPPEADYSQTEKSVFRTYRWAERSFRTFRALRGKISRKSSYRSDEIFEKLREQNYHFGIIQGGFFRDLRRISVDQICSLGFDGLAIGGLSVGEEKEKTYEVLSFTSSLLPQDKPRYLMGVGTPEDIVFAVSCGVDMFDCVFPTRAGRRGLFFTSQGKVNIRNKRYEKDFSPPDPECNCYTCSNYSRAYIRHLIKAEEMLGYRLTTIHNLHFFKRLMGRIRESIIDGSFQKLLVTLFEIYRYTED